In one Cellulomonas sp. JZ18 genomic region, the following are encoded:
- the rpsH gene encoding 30S ribosomal protein S8: protein MTMTDPIADFLTRLRNANSAHHDTVTIPFSKLKSHIAEILQAEGYISGWTVEDAPVGKNLTITLKYGPNRERALAGVKRVSKPGMRVYAKSTNLPKVLGGLGVAILSTSSGLLTDKQAQKKGVGGEVLAYVW from the coding sequence ATGACCATGACCGACCCGATCGCAGACTTCCTGACGCGTCTGCGCAACGCGAACTCGGCGCACCACGACACGGTGACGATCCCGTTCTCGAAGCTCAAGAGCCACATCGCCGAGATCCTGCAGGCCGAGGGCTACATCTCGGGCTGGACCGTCGAGGACGCCCCCGTGGGCAAGAACCTGACGATCACCCTGAAGTACGGCCCCAACCGCGAGCGTGCGCTCGCCGGCGTCAAGCGCGTGTCCAAGCCGGGCATGCGCGTGTACGCCAAGTCGACCAACCTGCCGAAGGTGCTCGGCGGCCTGGGCGTGGCGATCCTGTCCACGTCCTCCGGCCTGCTGACCGACAAGCAGGCCCAGAAGAAGGGTGTGGGCGGGGAAGTCCTCGCCTACGTCTGGTAA
- the rpmJ gene encoding 50S ribosomal protein L36, which yields MKVKPSVKKICDKCKVIRRHGRVQVICENLRHKQRQG from the coding sequence ATGAAGGTCAAGCCGAGCGTCAAGAAGATCTGCGACAAGTGCAAGGTGATCCGCCGGCACGGTCGCGTCCAGGTGATCTGCGAGAACCTGCGCCACAAGCAGCGCCAGGGCTGA
- the rplN gene encoding 50S ribosomal protein L14, translating to MIQQESRLRVADNTGAKEILCIRVLGGSGRRYAGIGDVIVATVKDAIPGGNVKKGDVVKAVVVRTRKERRRPDGSYIKFDENAAVILKNDGEPRGTRIFGPVGRELRDKKFMKIISLAPEVL from the coding sequence ATGATCCAGCAGGAGTCGCGACTGCGTGTCGCCGACAACACGGGTGCCAAGGAGATCCTCTGCATCCGTGTGCTCGGCGGCTCCGGCCGTCGCTACGCCGGTATCGGCGACGTCATCGTCGCCACCGTCAAGGACGCGATCCCCGGCGGCAACGTCAAGAAGGGCGACGTCGTCAAGGCGGTCGTCGTGCGCACCCGCAAGGAGCGCCGGCGCCCCGACGGCTCGTACATCAAGTTCGACGAGAACGCCGCGGTGATCCTCAAGAACGACGGCGAGCCGCGCGGCACCCGCATCTTCGGCCCTGTGGGTCGCGAGCTGCGCGACAAGAAGTTCATGAAGATCATCTCGCTGGCGCCGGAGGTGCTCTGA
- the rpsE gene encoding 30S ribosomal protein S5 has translation MAAPQRSNTGAGGTGGDRRDGGRRDGGRRGDAAEKSAFVERVVTINRVAKVVKGGRRFSFTALVVVGDGDGTVGVGYGKAKEVPAAIAKGVEEAKKNFFRVPRIQGTIPHPVQGEKAAGVVFLRPASPGTGVIAGGPVRAVLECAGIHDVLSKSLGSSNAINIVHATVEALRSLEEPEAVAARRGLALDHVAPAQLLRAQAEGRAAAAAKVGA, from the coding sequence ATGGCTGCTCCTCAGCGCAGCAACACCGGTGCCGGCGGCACCGGCGGCGACCGCCGGGACGGCGGCCGTCGTGACGGCGGGCGGCGCGGAGACGCCGCCGAGAAGAGCGCGTTCGTCGAGCGCGTCGTGACGATCAACCGTGTCGCCAAGGTCGTCAAGGGCGGCCGCCGCTTCAGCTTCACCGCGCTCGTCGTGGTGGGCGACGGTGACGGCACGGTCGGCGTCGGCTACGGCAAGGCCAAGGAGGTGCCCGCGGCGATCGCCAAGGGTGTCGAGGAGGCGAAGAAGAACTTCTTCCGCGTCCCGCGCATCCAGGGCACCATCCCGCACCCCGTCCAGGGCGAGAAGGCCGCGGGTGTCGTGTTCCTGCGCCCCGCGTCGCCGGGTACCGGTGTGATCGCCGGCGGTCCGGTGCGTGCGGTGCTCGAGTGCGCCGGCATCCACGACGTGCTCAGCAAGTCGCTCGGGTCGTCCAACGCGATCAACATCGTGCACGCCACGGTCGAGGCCCTGCGCTCCCTCGAGGAGCCCGAGGCCGTCGCCGCCCGTCGTGGGCTGGCGCTCGACCACGTGGCCCCGGCGCAGCTCCTGCGGGCGCAGGCCGAGGGTCGCGCGGCGGCTGCCGCGAAGGTGGGTGCGTGA
- the secY gene encoding preprotein translocase subunit SecY, which produces MLSAFARAFRTPDLRRKLLFTIGIVVVFRIGSFLPTPGVSYPNVQACIDQTADANDLLGLVNLLSGGALLQLSVFSLGIMPYITASIIIQLLRVVIPKFEELHKEGQSGTAKLTQYTRYLTIGLAVLQSTTIITFARSGNLFTGCTVDVIPDDSWVTLLIMVIAMTAGTGLVMWLGELITERGVGNGMSLLIFVSIAASFPSAMWSIAGGAGGIGKFIVVMAIIVLVIGLVVFVEQSQRRIPVQYAKRMVGRRMYGGSSTYIPIKINMAGIIPVIFASSLLAIPALIAQFGDPTAGWVQWISLYVADPEAPLHIGIYILLIIFFCYFYTAITFNPDEVADNMKKYGGFIPGIRAGRPTAEYLDYVITRITAPGSIYLALVALIPTIAFIVLDVGNNIPFGGASILIVVGVGLETVKQIESQLQQRHYEGFLR; this is translated from the coding sequence GTGCTCAGCGCATTCGCACGGGCGTTCCGGACGCCCGACCTGCGGCGCAAGCTGCTCTTCACCATCGGCATCGTCGTGGTGTTCCGCATCGGTTCGTTCCTGCCGACGCCCGGCGTCAGCTACCCGAACGTCCAGGCGTGCATCGACCAGACCGCGGACGCCAACGACCTGCTGGGGCTGGTGAACCTGCTCAGCGGCGGGGCGCTCCTGCAGCTGTCGGTGTTCTCGCTCGGGATCATGCCGTACATCACCGCGAGCATCATCATCCAGCTGCTGCGGGTCGTGATCCCGAAGTTCGAGGAGCTGCACAAGGAGGGGCAGTCGGGCACCGCGAAGCTCACGCAGTACACGCGGTACCTGACCATCGGCCTCGCCGTCCTGCAGTCGACGACGATCATCACCTTCGCGCGCAGCGGCAACCTGTTCACCGGCTGCACCGTCGACGTCATCCCCGACGACTCCTGGGTGACGCTGCTCATCATGGTCATCGCCATGACGGCCGGTACCGGCCTCGTCATGTGGCTGGGCGAGCTGATCACCGAGCGCGGCGTCGGCAACGGCATGTCGCTGCTCATCTTCGTCTCGATCGCCGCGAGCTTCCCGAGCGCCATGTGGTCCATCGCGGGCGGCGCCGGCGGCATCGGCAAGTTCATCGTGGTGATGGCGATCATCGTGCTCGTCATCGGCCTGGTCGTCTTCGTCGAGCAGTCGCAGCGTCGCATCCCGGTGCAGTACGCCAAGCGCATGGTCGGCCGCCGCATGTACGGCGGGTCGAGCACCTACATCCCGATCAAGATCAACATGGCCGGCATCATCCCGGTGATCTTCGCGTCGTCGCTGCTCGCCATCCCGGCGCTCATCGCGCAGTTCGGTGACCCCACGGCCGGCTGGGTGCAGTGGATCAGCCTGTACGTGGCGGACCCCGAGGCGCCGCTGCACATCGGGATCTACATCCTGCTGATCATCTTCTTCTGCTACTTCTACACGGCGATCACGTTCAACCCGGACGAGGTCGCGGACAACATGAAGAAGTACGGCGGCTTCATCCCCGGCATCCGCGCCGGGCGTCCGACGGCCGAGTACCTCGACTACGTCATCACGCGCATCACCGCACCGGGCTCGATCTACCTGGCGCTCGTCGCGCTCATCCCGACGATCGCGTTCATCGTCCTCGACGTCGGCAACAACATCCCGTTCGGCGGCGCCTCGATCCTCATCGTGGTCGGCGTCGGCCTCGAGACGGTGAAGCAGATCGAGTCCCAGCTGCAGCAGCGTCACTACGAAGGGTTCCTCCGTTGA
- the rplR gene encoding 50S ribosomal protein L18 codes for MAISIKGKGKSIARRRRHLRLRKKVVGTAARPRLVVTRSARHITAQVVDDGIGQTVASASTLEADLRGAEGDKTAKARKVGELVAARAKAAGVESVVFDRGGNKYHGRVAAVADGAREGGLAL; via the coding sequence ATGGCGATCAGCATCAAGGGCAAGGGCAAGTCCATCGCCCGTCGCCGTCGGCACCTGCGCCTGCGCAAGAAGGTCGTCGGCACCGCCGCCCGTCCGCGCCTGGTCGTGACGCGCTCCGCGCGGCACATCACCGCCCAGGTCGTCGACGACGGCATCGGCCAGACGGTGGCGTCGGCCTCGACGCTCGAGGCGGACCTGCGCGGGGCCGAGGGCGACAAGACCGCGAAGGCGCGCAAGGTCGGCGAGCTCGTCGCCGCCCGTGCGAAGGCGGCCGGCGTCGAGTCGGTCGTGTTCGACCGCGGCGGCAACAAGTACCACGGCCGTGTGGCCGCGGTCGCCGACGGCGCCCGTGAGGGCGGTCTGGCCCTGTGA
- the rpsQ gene encoding 30S ribosomal protein S17 — protein MTKHEHTTATTEHRAYRKTRRGYVVSDKMDKTVVVEVEDRVKHPLYGKVIRRTSKVKAHDEQNSAGIGDLVEIMETRPLSATKRWRIVEILEKAK, from the coding sequence ATGACTAAGCACGAGCACACGACCGCGACGACCGAGCACCGGGCATACCGCAAGACCCGGCGTGGTTACGTGGTGAGCGACAAGATGGACAAGACGGTCGTCGTCGAGGTCGAGGACCGCGTCAAGCACCCGCTGTACGGCAAGGTCATCCGCCGTACGAGCAAGGTCAAGGCGCACGACGAGCAGAACAGCGCCGGCATCGGCGACCTGGTCGAGATCATGGAGACCCGGCCGCTGTCCGCCACGAAGCGCTGGCGGATCGTCGAGATCCTCGAGAAGGCCAAGTAG
- a CDS encoding adenylate kinase yields MTARLVLLGPPGAGKGTQAIRLAESLGVPAISTGDIFRENIRNGTELGRQVQDITASGALVPDELTNELVRDRLAQADAAEGFLLDGYPRNVAQVGALDEILAAAGAGVDAAVELTVDPQVVVDRLTRRAAIEGRADDTEDVIRHRLDVYAEQTAPISQVYAARGLLVQVDGLGDVDEVTQRLLDALRVVRPA; encoded by the coding sequence TTGACCGCACGTCTCGTCCTGCTGGGCCCGCCCGGAGCGGGCAAGGGCACGCAGGCCATCCGCCTGGCCGAGAGCCTCGGTGTCCCGGCGATCTCGACCGGCGACATCTTCCGCGAGAACATCCGGAACGGCACCGAGCTGGGCCGTCAGGTCCAGGACATCACCGCCTCGGGTGCGCTGGTCCCGGACGAGCTCACGAACGAGCTCGTGCGCGACCGCCTGGCGCAGGCGGACGCCGCCGAGGGCTTCCTGCTCGACGGGTACCCGCGCAACGTGGCCCAGGTCGGCGCGCTCGACGAGATCCTCGCGGCCGCGGGCGCGGGGGTCGACGCGGCGGTCGAGCTGACCGTGGACCCGCAGGTGGTCGTCGACCGACTGACCCGCCGCGCCGCCATCGAGGGCCGGGCGGACGACACCGAGGACGTCATCCGGCACCGTCTCGACGTGTACGCGGAGCAGACCGCCCCGATCTCGCAGGTGTACGCCGCGCGCGGCCTGCTCGTGCAGGTCGACGGTCTCGGTGACGTCGACGAGGTCACGCAGCGCCTGCTCGACGCGCTGCGGGTCGTCCGCCCCGCCTGA
- the rpmC gene encoding 50S ribosomal protein L29 — protein MAIGTKGLAPDELDTFDDEKLVAELKKAKEELFNLRFQSATGQLESHGRLKAVRRDIARIYTILRERELGIRTAPSAE, from the coding sequence ATGGCCATCGGTACCAAGGGTCTGGCTCCCGACGAGCTCGACACCTTCGACGACGAGAAGCTGGTCGCCGAGCTGAAGAAGGCGAAGGAGGAGCTGTTCAACCTCCGCTTCCAGTCGGCGACGGGTCAGCTCGAGAGCCACGGCCGCCTCAAGGCCGTCCGTCGTGACATCGCGCGCATCTACACGATCCTGCGCGAGCGCGAGCTCGGCATCCGTACCGCCCCGAGCGCGGAGTGA
- the rplV gene encoding 50S ribosomal protein L22, with amino-acid sequence MEAKAKARFVRVTPQKARRVVDLIRGKQAAEAVAVLKFAPQAAAEPVLKTVQSAVANAVEGAKRNSERLDETNLYISEVFVDEGPTLKRFRPRAQGRAGRILKRTSHITVVVAERETTSTKGRAR; translated from the coding sequence ATGGAAGCCAAGGCGAAGGCGCGGTTCGTCCGCGTCACGCCCCAGAAGGCCCGCCGCGTCGTGGACCTCATCCGTGGCAAGCAGGCGGCCGAGGCCGTGGCGGTGCTGAAGTTCGCGCCGCAGGCCGCGGCGGAGCCCGTCCTCAAGACGGTGCAGTCCGCGGTCGCGAACGCGGTCGAGGGGGCCAAGCGCAACAGCGAGCGGCTCGACGAGACGAACCTCTACATCTCCGAGGTCTTCGTCGACGAGGGTCCGACGCTCAAGCGGTTCCGGCCCCGCGCGCAGGGTCGCGCGGGCCGCATCCTCAAGCGCACGAGCCACATCACGGTCGTGGTGGCCGAGCGCGAGACGACGAGCACGAAGGGACGGGCCCGCTAG
- the rplX gene encoding 50S ribosomal protein L24: protein MAKIKKGDLVVVISGRDKGQQGRVLEVLPETQRVVVEGVQRVQKHTKAGQTSRGTRTGGIETVEAPIHISNVMLVDPETKKGTRVGYRTEQVERDGRTRTVRVRVAKRSGKDI from the coding sequence ATGGCGAAGATCAAGAAGGGCGACCTCGTCGTCGTCATCTCGGGCCGCGACAAGGGCCAGCAGGGGCGCGTCCTCGAGGTGCTGCCGGAGACGCAGCGCGTCGTCGTCGAGGGCGTCCAGCGCGTGCAGAAGCACACGAAGGCCGGCCAGACCTCGCGCGGCACCCGCACGGGCGGCATCGAGACCGTCGAGGCCCCCATCCACATCAGCAACGTGATGCTGGTGGACCCGGAGACCAAGAAGGGCACCCGGGTCGGCTACCGCACCGAGCAGGTCGAGCGCGACGGGCGCACGCGCACCGTGCGCGTCCGCGTCGCCAAGCGCTCCGGTAAGGACATCTGA
- the rplB gene encoding 50S ribosomal protein L2 codes for MGIRKYKPTTPGRRGSSVADFVEITRSTPEKSLVRPLHKTGGRNSTGRVTTRHQGGGHKRAYRVIDFRRHDKDGVPAKVAHIEYDPNRTARIALLHYADGEKRYIIAPNKLSQGDVVEAGPGADIKPGNNLPLRNIPTGTVIHAIELRPGGGAKIARSAGASVQLVAKDGPYAQLRMPSGEIRNVDLRCRATVGEVGNAEQSNINWGKAGRMRWKGKRPTVRGVAMNPIDHPHGGGEGKTSGGRHPVSPWGQPEGRTRRPNKPSDKLIVRRRRTGKKR; via the coding sequence ATGGGAATCCGTAAGTACAAGCCGACGACGCCGGGCCGTCGTGGCTCGTCGGTCGCCGACTTCGTCGAGATCACGCGCTCCACGCCGGAGAAGTCGCTGGTCCGCCCGCTGCACAAGACGGGTGGCCGCAACTCCACCGGTCGCGTCACGACCCGCCACCAGGGTGGCGGCCACAAGCGTGCGTACCGCGTCATCGACTTCCGTCGTCACGACAAGGACGGCGTGCCGGCCAAGGTCGCGCACATCGAGTACGACCCGAACCGCACCGCGCGCATCGCGCTGCTGCACTACGCGGACGGCGAGAAGCGCTACATCATCGCGCCGAACAAGCTGTCGCAGGGCGACGTCGTCGAGGCCGGTCCCGGCGCCGACATCAAGCCCGGCAACAACCTGCCGCTGCGCAACATCCCCACGGGTACGGTCATCCACGCCATCGAGCTCCGCCCCGGTGGCGGCGCGAAGATCGCGCGCTCGGCCGGCGCCTCGGTGCAGCTCGTCGCGAAGGACGGCCCGTACGCGCAGCTGCGCATGCCGTCCGGCGAGATCCGCAACGTCGACCTGCGCTGCCGCGCGACGGTCGGCGAGGTCGGCAACGCCGAGCAGTCGAACATCAACTGGGGCAAGGCCGGCCGCATGCGCTGGAAGGGCAAGCGCCCGACCGTCCGCGGTGTCGCCATGAACCCGATCGACCACCCGCACGGTGGTGGTGAGGGCAAGACCTCCGGCGGTCGCCACCCGGTGAGCCCGTGGGGTCAGCCCGAGGGTCGTACCCGTCGTCCGAACAAGCCGAGCGACAAGCTCATCGTGCGCCGTCGGCGCACCGGCAAGAAGCGCTGA
- a CDS encoding type Z 30S ribosomal protein S14: MAKTALINKAAAKPKFAVRAYTRCQRCGRPHSVYRKFGLCRICVREMAHRGELPGVTKSSW, from the coding sequence ATGGCGAAGACCGCCCTCATCAACAAGGCGGCCGCGAAGCCGAAGTTCGCGGTCCGTGCCTACACGCGCTGCCAGCGGTGCGGTCGCCCGCACTCGGTGTACCGCAAGTTCGGCCTGTGCCGGATCTGCGTGCGGGAGATGGCCCACCGCGGCGAGCTCCCCGGCGTGACCAAGAGCAGCTGGTAA
- the rpsS gene encoding 30S ribosomal protein S19 — protein MPRSLKKGPFVDDHLQKKVDAQNEAGTKNVIKTWSRRSMITPDFLGHTFAVHDGRKHTPVFVTESMVGHKLGEFAPTRTFRGHEKDDRKGRRR, from the coding sequence ATGCCTCGCAGCCTCAAGAAGGGCCCGTTCGTCGACGACCACCTGCAGAAGAAGGTCGACGCGCAGAACGAGGCCGGCACGAAGAACGTCATCAAGACGTGGTCGCGTCGCTCGATGATCACGCCGGACTTCCTCGGCCACACCTTCGCGGTCCACGACGGCCGCAAGCACACGCCCGTGTTCGTGACGGAGTCGATGGTCGGGCACAAGCTCGGCGAGTTCGCCCCCACGCGGACGTTCCGCGGCCACGAGAAGGACGACCGGAAGGGCCGTCGCCGCTGA
- the infA gene encoding translation initiation factor IF-1, with product MAKKDGVIEIEGSVIEALPNAMFRVELANGHKVLAHISGKMRQHYIRILPEDRVVVELSPYDLSRGRIVYRYK from the coding sequence ATGGCCAAGAAGGACGGCGTCATCGAGATCGAGGGCAGCGTGATCGAGGCGCTCCCCAACGCGATGTTCCGCGTGGAGCTCGCGAACGGCCACAAGGTGCTCGCCCACATCTCGGGCAAGATGCGCCAGCACTACATCCGGATCCTCCCCGAGGACCGGGTCGTGGTCGAGCTCAGCCCGTACGACCTGTCCCGCGGGCGCATCGTCTACCGCTACAAGTAA
- the rplO gene encoding 50S ribosomal protein L15: MADDKKKADDTAVESTEEAPKAAARKTPAKKAPAKAAATEAAAAEEKPKATRKPAAAKADAAAAEAPKAAAKGSSTTEGAGGTLKVHHLRPAPGAKTAKTRVGRGEASKGKTAGRGTKGTKARYQVPEAFEGGQMPMHMRLPKLRGFKNPFRVEYQVVNLDRISALYPQGGDVTVADLVAKGAVRKGRPVKVLGTGELTVKVAVAVDAYSASAKEKIEAAGGSVAQG; encoded by the coding sequence ATGGCCGACGACAAGAAGAAGGCCGACGACACGGCCGTGGAGTCGACGGAGGAGGCCCCCAAGGCCGCCGCCAGGAAGACCCCGGCGAAGAAGGCCCCGGCGAAGGCCGCGGCGACCGAGGCCGCTGCGGCCGAGGAGAAGCCGAAGGCGACCCGCAAGCCGGCCGCCGCGAAGGCGGACGCCGCCGCGGCGGAGGCCCCGAAGGCCGCCGCCAAGGGCAGCAGCACGACCGAGGGCGCCGGCGGCACGCTCAAGGTGCACCACCTGCGTCCGGCTCCCGGTGCCAAGACCGCCAAGACCCGTGTGGGTCGTGGTGAGGCGTCGAAGGGCAAGACGGCGGGTCGTGGCACCAAGGGCACCAAGGCCCGCTACCAGGTGCCCGAGGCGTTCGAGGGCGGGCAGATGCCGATGCACATGCGTCTGCCGAAGCTCCGCGGCTTCAAGAACCCGTTCCGCGTCGAGTACCAGGTCGTCAACCTGGACCGCATCTCGGCGCTGTACCCGCAGGGCGGCGACGTCACCGTCGCGGACCTGGTCGCCAAGGGTGCGGTCCGCAAGGGCCGCCCCGTCAAGGTGCTCGGCACCGGCGAGCTGACCGTCAAGGTCGCCGTGGCGGTCGACGCGTACTCCGCGTCCGCCAAGGAGAAGATCGAGGCGGCCGGCGGGAGCGTCGCGCAGGGCTGA
- the rpmD gene encoding 50S ribosomal protein L30, translating to MARLKVTQTRSAIGGKQNQRDTLRTLGLKRIGDVVVKEDRPEIRGMVKTVTHLVAVEEVE from the coding sequence ATGGCTCGTCTCAAGGTGACCCAGACCCGGTCCGCCATCGGCGGCAAGCAGAACCAGCGCGACACGCTGCGCACCCTGGGCCTGAAGCGGATCGGCGACGTCGTCGTCAAGGAGGACCGCCCCGAGATCCGCGGCATGGTCAAGACGGTGACGCACCTCGTCGCGGTCGAGGAGGTCGAGTGA
- the rplF gene encoding 50S ribosomal protein L6: protein MSRIGRIPVPVPTGVDVTIDGQLVTVKGAKGTLTHTVPAPLAVDRDEAGALVVTRPDDERLSRSLHGLTRTLLANLVTGVTEGYTKKLEIVGTGYRVTAKGDTLEFALGFSHPVVVEPPAGITFAVETPTKFSVQGIDKQQVGEVAANIRKIRKPEPYKGKGVRYAGENVRRKVGKAGK from the coding sequence ATGTCCCGAATCGGCAGGATCCCCGTCCCGGTGCCGACCGGTGTCGACGTGACGATCGACGGCCAGCTCGTGACGGTGAAGGGCGCCAAGGGCACCCTCACCCACACCGTCCCCGCCCCGCTGGCGGTGGACCGTGACGAGGCCGGCGCACTCGTGGTGACGCGTCCCGACGACGAGCGCCTCTCGCGCTCGCTGCACGGCCTGACCCGCACGCTGCTGGCCAACCTGGTCACGGGCGTGACGGAGGGCTACACGAAGAAGCTCGAGATCGTCGGCACGGGTTACCGCGTCACGGCGAAGGGCGACACCCTCGAGTTCGCGCTCGGCTTCAGCCACCCCGTCGTCGTGGAGCCCCCCGCGGGCATCACGTTCGCCGTCGAGACCCCGACGAAGTTCTCGGTCCAGGGCATCGACAAGCAGCAGGTGGGCGAGGTCGCCGCGAACATCCGCAAGATCCGCAAGCCCGAGCCGTACAAGGGCAAGGGCGTGCGCTACGCGGGCGAGAACGTGCGCCGCAAGGTCGGAAAGGCTGGGAAGTAA
- the rplP gene encoding 50S ribosomal protein L16, which produces MLIPRRLKHRKQHHPKRSGASTGGTQISFGEYGIQALEPAYVTNRQIEAARIAMTRHIKRGGKVWINIYPDRPLTKKPAETRMGSGKGSPEWWIANVKPGRVMFELAGVPEPLAREAMRRAMHKLPMKTRFIVREGGN; this is translated from the coding sequence GTGCTGATCCCGCGCCGGCTGAAGCACCGCAAGCAGCACCACCCGAAGCGCTCCGGCGCCTCGACGGGTGGCACCCAGATCTCGTTCGGCGAGTACGGCATCCAGGCCCTCGAGCCTGCGTACGTCACGAACCGGCAGATCGAGGCTGCGCGTATCGCCATGACCCGCCACATCAAGCGTGGTGGGAAGGTCTGGATCAACATCTACCCGGACCGTCCCCTCACGAAGAAGCCCGCCGAGACCCGCATGGGCTCCGGCAAGGGCTCGCCCGAGTGGTGGATCGCCAACGTCAAGCCCGGCCGAGTGATGTTCGAGCTCGCCGGTGTCCCGGAGCCGCTGGCCCGCGAGGCCATGCGCCGTGCGATGCACAAGCTCCCGATGAAGACGCGTTTCATCGTGCGCGAGGGGGGTAACTGA
- the rplE gene encoding 50S ribosomal protein L5, which produces MTETTIEAPAQPRLKTRYNDEIKPALFEQFSHENINQVARLVKVVVNMGVGEAAKDSKLIEGAIRDLTQITGQKPQVTKARKSIAQFKLREGMPIGAHVTLRGDRAWEFLDRLLSIALPRIRDFRGLSADQFDGHGNYTFGLVEQSVFHEIDQDKIDRVRGMDITIVTTATTDDEGRAFLKLLGFPFKEN; this is translated from the coding sequence ATGACCGAGACCACGATCGAGGCCCCGGCCCAGCCGCGCCTCAAGACGCGCTACAACGACGAGATCAAGCCGGCGCTGTTCGAGCAGTTCTCGCACGAGAACATCAACCAGGTCGCGCGGCTGGTCAAGGTCGTCGTCAACATGGGCGTCGGCGAGGCCGCGAAGGACTCCAAGCTCATCGAGGGCGCGATCCGCGACCTGACCCAGATCACGGGCCAGAAGCCCCAGGTCACCAAGGCCCGCAAGTCCATCGCGCAGTTCAAGCTGCGCGAGGGCATGCCGATCGGCGCGCACGTCACGCTGCGCGGCGACCGTGCCTGGGAGTTCCTGGACCGCCTGCTGTCGATCGCGCTGCCGCGCATCCGCGACTTCCGCGGCCTGTCGGCCGACCAGTTCGACGGGCACGGCAACTACACCTTCGGCCTCGTGGAGCAGTCCGTGTTCCACGAGATCGACCAGGACAAGATCGACCGGGTCCGCGGCATGGACATCACCATCGTCACGACCGCCACCACGGACGACGAGGGGCGCGCGTTCCTCAAGCTCCTCGGCTTCCCGTTCAAGGAGAACTGA
- the rpsC gene encoding 30S ribosomal protein S3 → MGQKVNPLGYRLGITTDHRSRWFADSTKPGQRYRDYVREDVQIRKLMSTGLERAGIAKVEIERTRDRVRVDIHTARPGIVIGRRGAEADRIRGELEKLTGKQVQLNILEVKNAEIEAQLVAQGIAEQLASRVSFRRAMRKGIQSAQRAGAKGIRVQVSGRLGGAEMSRTEFYREGRVPLHTLRANIDYGFFEARTTFGRIGVKVWVYKGDVTEREWAQQQATQAPRPSRGPRGDRGDRGPRGGGRRTERQDAPAPAAEQSAPAAQPASTESGTEA, encoded by the coding sequence GTGGGACAGAAGGTCAACCCGCTCGGGTACCGCCTGGGCATCACGACGGACCACCGCTCGCGCTGGTTCGCCGACTCGACGAAGCCGGGTCAGCGCTACCGCGACTACGTCCGCGAGGACGTGCAGATCCGGAAGCTCATGTCGACGGGCCTCGAGCGCGCCGGCATCGCGAAGGTCGAGATCGAGCGCACGCGTGACCGCGTCCGCGTCGACATCCACACCGCCCGCCCGGGCATCGTCATCGGGCGTCGTGGCGCGGAGGCCGACCGCATCCGCGGCGAGCTCGAGAAGCTCACGGGCAAGCAGGTCCAGCTGAACATCCTCGAGGTCAAGAACGCCGAGATCGAGGCCCAGCTGGTCGCCCAGGGCATCGCCGAGCAGCTCGCGAGCCGCGTCTCGTTCCGCCGTGCGATGCGCAAGGGCATCCAGTCCGCGCAGCGGGCCGGTGCCAAGGGCATCCGCGTGCAGGTCTCGGGCCGCCTCGGCGGCGCCGAGATGAGCCGCACGGAGTTCTACCGCGAGGGTCGTGTGCCGCTGCACACGCTGCGCGCGAACATCGACTACGGCTTCTTCGAGGCCCGGACGACCTTCGGCCGCATCGGCGTGAAGGTCTGGGTCTACAAGGGTGACGTCACCGAGCGCGAGTGGGCGCAGCAGCAGGCCACCCAGGCCCCGCGTCCGTCGCGTGGTCCGCGTGGCGACCGCGGCGACCGCGGTCCGCGTGGTGGCGGTCGTCGCACCGAGCGCCAGGACGCGCCCGCCCCGGCCGCCGAGCAGTCGGCGCCCGCGGCGCAGCCCGCGTCCACCGAGTCCGGAACGGAGGCCTGA